The DNA sequence AGTGAAGAGTTAACTTCAAGGTAAATTGATGAAAAGTGAGATTTATTAGATCAAATGTTAGGGAAGAATTTATATTCACACATATAGAACTTACACATATCTATGGATTTGACATAAAAAAATCGTGGACATGGGGAGTGATCCCTAGTTGACATGACTTTCATGCTTATCACTGATACAACTACATACCCAATTCTTAAAAGAtggattcttaaattcaatttagatgatttatatacTTGCATGTTCAACCACATAGATTACGCTAACTTTTATCTACTTTTTCCTTCTGGTATAAATCCTTGAGCAAAACGTTATGATAGGATATGGCAATGTGAATATATAATAGAACATTGCGTATAACACTTCTGCACAAGTAAAATTGAGAAATAAGATAAATAAGAacgagaataaaaataaaattcaatttagatgatttatatatgtGGATGTTCAACCACATAGATTACATTAACTTTCATGTACTTTTTCTTTCTGGTATAAATCCTTGAATAGAACTTTATGATAGGATATGGTAATGTGAATACATAATAGAGCATTGAATATAACACTTTTGTACAAGTAAAATCTCTAAATCTTAAAAATGAATAAACTAATTAGAGCAAAATTTAAGAATGAGATAAACAAGAATGAGAATAAGTTGGAAAGCCGGATAAACCGACTAAGAATAATTATGTgtaaactaattttaaatatttttagaaaactaACCCTCCGGTTACAACACGTTTTGGAATTTCGATCTGAATGGGTCCACAAAATTCAATGGGAAGAAGGAATTGGATTACGAGTTAAGTGTACGGAAATACTTAGTGAAGGTATGGACAGAAAAAAATACGATTCACTTCGAATTGCAGCAGTCTATTCTACTTCTAGAACAATTCCAGACGGGCAGAGATAGAgaaggggaaattaaataaattcgtCTATCCTTCTAAGAGGATCGATATTGTTATGTGGACACGTCGGGGAATCTGTTGATTTTGATTTAAGGCTCCTTCTCACTCTCTCTGTGTATATATATTGCATGGAGTGGACTAGATGAGAGCAGAAAAAGGTTTCGAGgtttagaaaagaaaaagagaaatggagCGTTCAAAGCTGTTGGGTTTTGTGGTCTTGATATGCTTTACTATTCCAACGATATCATGTTCTTCGGACAGACTGTTTAGTGGTTGGCCGAAGTCTAGCAGcgatgaaaatgtaaaaataaggGTGAATATGACGCGCAGATCAGAGAGAGAGTTGGGTTTTTCTGAGAGATTGGGTTTGGCTGTGGATCGAAGTAAGAAGCGAATGAAGAAGATAGAGGCATTGATAAGAGGGCAATTAGACGCTGAACCGCCCGTTGAAGTAGGGGATGGAGAATTTCTGGTGAGCGTTGCACTGGGAACGCCCTCTGTGAGCTTCGAAGCGATTGTGGACACGGGGAGCGATCTGATTTGGACTCAGTGCAAGCCTTGCAAGGACTGCTTCTCTCAGCCTACGCCAATCTTCGACCCCTCCAAGTCCCCCACATTTTCCACAATTCCCTGCGGTGATTCTCTTTGTGACGCCTTGGGGAGTACACAAACCGGATGCAATCCAGATTGTACCTTTATGTATCAGTATGGCGATGGTTCCTTCACCAGCGGCGACCTGGCTTACGAGACATTGTCAATTGGGAGCAGCAAGGTTAAAGGCATTGcatttggatgcgggcatgacaacGAAGGACAAGGATTCTCTCAGGGTGGTGGCCTTGTGGGACTGGGAAGAGGTGGTCTCTCCCTTATCTCACAGCTGGGTTCCAAAGCAGAGAACATGTTCTCTTACTGTCTTTTGCCCATCACCGACTCTTCTTCACAAACCAGCCCCCTCTTTTTCGGCGAGGGTGCTTCCTTGAGCGGAGGAGCCAAGACTCTCCCACTCATCAAGAGCAGTATCATTCCCACTTTCTGGTACATTCCTATTACAGGAATcaccctcaatggtaaggcactagATATTCCTCCTGGAACTTTCGATCTGCAATCGGACGGCAGCGGAGGTATGATCATCGACTCCGGAACCACTGTTACCATTCTGGACCAGGCTGCCTACTCTCTTCTTAAGGAAGCAATTCAGTCCGCCATTGATCTCACTCCTGTAGACGGGTCTTCTACAGGTTTGGATCTTTGTTACCACACATCATCCGCTCACCTCACCTTGCCAACCCTCGTCTTCAACTTCAAAGGCGGCGTGGATTACGAGCTTCCGGCAGACAACTTTTTCATTCAGGCATCTGAAAATCTCTTGTGCCTGGCAATGTTGGGTGAACCATCGGGGAATCCTTCCATCTTCGGAAACATACAGCAGCAAAACTTCCATATCCTTTACAACAATGCTCAGAACACGCTCTCTTTCAAGCCCACTAAGTGTGATTCTCTTTaaatcatcatctccctcttctaattcttcttcttctctttttctgtcTCTCTCATTTCCTCTTCCTCTGTCCTTCGAATGCAATATGTGATCTCGTCTCCTGCGTCTGCCTATTGCACTGTCCGATATGCGAATCATGTAAATTTTCATCTTCGTAGCTGCTTATTTTCAGTAAAATTGTTTGGCCCCTGTTGTTCTCGGGGACCTTCATTTATGGTTCCTTATGATATGCTACACTATGTGTGTTATtttggcatggaaatgaaggtgcgatAATTGATTATCAAAATATAAATTGCGTGTTAAAACAACGACAAgagaatttatataattataaagcaTCTGTAATGGTCTTATCTTTTCTTCAAGTCTTAAgtgtaaaataaattattgtatgCCTATGAATATTTTTGATGGTATTTAACTTTAAGATCCGTGTCTGTGATTTATACATTCAAATAATACTTATTTTCAATCATGTCCGCATTTCACATTACTAAGATCAAACACAATTTAATGTAGCCTATATATAAGGTAAGGTTGTTGCTAAGAAGGTCTCTCTAATTTTCTCACAATTACTATTGTATAATTTTCTACTAGAGAAGACGAGTTCTCGAGAATTAAGAATATCATTTTGGAGCCTTTGCAATTTATTTAAAAGTGCTAATATTTAAGGCTATGCCTATATCACGATTCACGATTACCTATCAACGCTTTATAGTGCATTCGATGACATCTTACACAAATCTTATATAGAAAACTTATTGATGGTGAATCGGGGCCTCTCATTTGAAAGATTGCTACTACACTACAATGCACCttagataataaaattaaattatgtaatgtatttGTGCTTCAGAGTATGATGTTAGACCACACATCAATTTTCAGCCATTGATAATGTGACATGATTACTTGTTTTCAACATTTTAATAGGATTGCATTAGGTTTTGGAACTTTTTTTCGTgacctaaaaaattaaaatattagtggACTACAACATAATAACACAATTATTGAGAAAAGTTTTGATTGCCTACAAAAAATCATAGTATCTTCACTCTTTCACCTTGTAAATCCTAACATGTTAATTTCAATTTCACATGATCTATGTTGCAGTGTCTACTTACGTATTATTATAGTCCAATGAACACAAAGGATACTAAAATCAATTATTTGAGAGAGTTGACACTTATTAGATTTTTAGATAGCCAAAAAACTTCTCAGATGAATAAAATATTGGTTGAGATAATTCTTAAatagatattattatatttatttaaataaacaataatttcttaaaaaatatccttaatatagagggagagagaactaATTATATATTCCAAGGAAAAAGTATTCGCAGTATTACATAGTTTACAATTGATAAAGCATTAACAAGTAAGAAACAcacaatgaataataaataaaacatataaatttaaaacaattATTAAATCAACCTCATACTTATTTCACCTTGACAATGCAAGGAGGGTAAGAGGAGGGATGGCGGCCCAATATGCTATTCATATAGTTTCTAAGGGCATTGGACAACATCTAAACTAACATCTTagcttatattttcttagtttattcaATTGGGCGATGAAGGTGAAGAGTGGAGtgcatttacatttgattaaattcttgttctaatttcattcttattatttatttattatcttgtaAAACTATTGTGCTAACTAGATAATGTGCAacctttgttaaggatttttccatctccctcgacccgatcaaccacctaaggtgagatgcatttagagcTACAAGCGATATAAAAAATTCTATGTTTCTCAATGCTCGACAATGTATGTCACACGAGGATAGTATTAGGAAGTTTTAGATTGAACCAGTTTAAACAGagcctcctcttttctttttttattttattttggtaattactcCTTCAGCAAGGCATTTAACTAGCTACAATTGCTTTGTatccattaatttactattttggttcatgaaaataatgtattctagtataatgccatttcatttttctttacttattattattattattattatcattatttttctATCGAAGATTCTTGTTGCAACGGATATAGATggtggaaaatatttatttattattcaatgtatagctagaaaggaagaaTGATCATTCAATTGGGAAAGGGATAATTTTACACTCTTAACTTAAATACAATAGAGCACTACAATTATTCGGTTGGTTTACTTTTTTATGGAAGCACTCCTTAAAAATCATGTATCATAGTAGAGATGTGGACATCTGAATAATTGGCCGGCATAGGCCAAACCTAATCCCAACTAACTCTTCCATCATATTGCACACGTAGACTACTTTCATATACCATCCTAAAGAATCCAATCTCAAAGCACATAGAGGTACCATGTTTCGAGAAGTCCAATGGGAAAGTTGATCTTAGCACTCacttgacaacatttactactttatctattggcttgattcttgaggattctcttcctgcaaaaatctttttcatttcattgaaacaaatgacattggattgatttttccctttatctattaattcaataaactctttctcatatcttgttaatcaatttttataacgtttaaaaaaaaatattggacctaAAGTAACATTAATTGATGGTGCAGCGAAGGGGAATCCCGGACCTGCTGGATATGGGGGAGTGGTGCGTGATAATAATGGCAGGATGGGCTCGATGGTGGCCCTCTCTTTGGGTACCTAGACAAACCACTTTAGTGAGGCCTTCACAACgtataccaatatcaaattggccaaagagaaaggtttgagaagggtcttcttggagtgtgactccctaaacatcattaATTGTTTAACAACTTCCTCCTCCCCTAGTTGGTCGATTAAACATATTAttgaagatagcctaatgcttctCAGGGGATTCTACAAATTTAACATTTCACATGTCTATCGTGAAGGTAATAAGGTTGCCGATATTTAGGCCAACATTGGGGCCGCCGACTTGCCAAGTAGGAAAGTTTGGAACATTTATGATCGGATCCCAGAGGATCTTCTTAACCTACTCCGTAATGATCATGATGCGTGCGAAGCTCAAGGGGCTTTCGGAAATGATGGAGAATGACGTCTTCCAAAGTGTCCTAGGCAAGACTTCTTCTATGAGGGGAAAGTCAAACTTTCTGGTggcgtttttgattgtttttgtttagCTCAACTCTGTTTGTGTTGCAAGTTGTTGAGAATCGGTATTTTCCAAGATTGGGGGAGATAGGAACCGTTTGGAGCCCATAgtctatgaaaaatgatgaaacaaGGAAGCAGTATGCAAAGAACTTTCGATAAGTGTTTTTACTAGTTATATCGAGACGCTTCATGGTGCGGATGCCCTTGTTACCGAGGCCTTTGTTCATGGGTGGAAGTATGGTGTGCTCTGTGTCTATGGTATGGAGCTGGAGGTTGATGAGGAGATGGTGGATAAGGTGTCCAACATGCTATTCATATAGTTTCTAAGGGCATTGGACAACATCTAAACTAGTAGCTTttcttatattttcttagtttattcaattgggcgacgaaggtgatgagtggagtgcatttacatttgattaaattcttgttctaatttcattcttattatttatttattatcttttaaaaCTATTGTGCTTACTAGATAATGTGCAGCCTTTGTaaaggatttttccatctccatTGACCCGATTAACCACCTAAGGTGAGATGCATTTAGATctacaatgatataaaaaattcttTCTTAGTGCTTGGCAAAGTATGCCACATGAGGATACTATTAGGAAGTTTTAAATTGAACCAGTTTAAACAtagtctcctcttttctcttttttcttttattttggtaattactcCTTCAGCAAGGCATTTAACTAGCTCCAATCGCTTAGTatccattaatttactattttgggtcatgaaaataatgtattctagtataatgccatttcatttttctttacttattattattattatttttctatcgaagattcttgtcgcaacggatatagatgctggaaaatatttatttattattcaatgtatagctagaaaggaagaaggatcattCAATTGGGAAAGGGATAATTTTACACTCTTAACTTAAATACAATAGAGCACTACAATTATTCAGTTGCTTTATTTTTTTATGGAAATAATCCTTATAAATTATGTATCGTAGTAGAGATTTGGACATCTGAATAATTGGCCAGCACAAGCCAAACCTAATCCCAACTAACTCTTCCACCATATTGCACATGTGGACTACTTTCATATACCGTCCTAAAGAATCCCATCTCAAAGAAAATAGAGGTACCATGTTTTGAGAAGTCCAATGGGAAAGTTGATCTTAGCAGTCacttgacaacatttactacttTATCTATTGTCTTGATTCTTGATGATGCTCTTCCTGcaaaaatattttccatttcattgaaagaaatgacattggattgatttctctctctatctattaattcaataaactctttctcatatcttgttaatcaatttttataacatttaaaaaaaatattggacctaAAGTAACATTAATTGATTGTGTGGCGAATGGGAATCCCAGACCTGCTGGATGTGGGGAAGTGGTGCGTGATAACAATGGCAGGATGGTCTCGACAATGGCCCTCTCTTTGGGTACCCAGACAAATCACTTTAATGAGGCCTTCACAATttataccaatatcaaattggccaaagagaaaggtttgagaagggtctggttggagtgtgactccctaaacatcattGTTTAACGACTTCCTCCTCTCCTATTTGGTTGATTAAACATATTATTCAAGATAGCCTAATTCCTCTTAGGGGCTTCTGTGAATTTAACATTTCACATGTCTACcatgaaggtaataaggttgcAGATATTTAGGCCAACATTGGGGCCGACTTGGCAAGTAGGAAACTTTGGAACATTTATGATAAGATCCCAGTGGATCTTCTTAACCTACTCCGTAATGATTATGATGCTTGCGAAGCTCAAGGGGTTTTtggaaatgatggagaatgacATCTTCCAAAGTGTCGTGGGCAAGACTTCTTTTATGAGGGGAAAGACGAACTTTCTGGtggcttttttaattgtttttatatggtttatgtcaactctgtttgtgttgcaggttgttgagAATTAGTATTTTTTAATATTAGGGGAGATAGGAACCGTTTGGATCCCATAGTCTGTGAAAAATGACGAAATAAGGAAGCAGTATGGAAAGAACTTTCGGTAGGAGTTTTGACTAGTTATATCGAGATGCTTCATGGTGTGGATGCCCTTGTTACTGAGGCCTTTCTTAATGGGTGGAAGGATGGTTTTATCTGTGTCTATGGTATGGAGCTGGAGGTTAATGAGGAGATGGTGGCTAAGGTGTCCAAAATTCTGAACAAGAGCACCAAATTCTACAAGCATAAGAAATGTGCGATGGTGGCGATGAAAACCTTTTTCCCGCCGAAGGAAAGGGAGAAGGTGAGAAAGAATAATAATGTTGGGTGGGAGAAAAAATCACTTTCAAAGCCATGGTACGAGGTCTCAGAGGTTATCGTGCGCCGCCTCACCGTTGATGGTAAATTCTGTAGCTTACTTAGCTATCACTTTGTCATTATTAATCATTTTCGGCATCACAAGTGCATTTCCTTGGCCTTTTATTTGGTCTCATCATTGAATAATAGCATTAGGGCTCACGAGGAATGTGCATCCTCCCTTGTTCTCCATGAGGGCTTATTCCCGTTGATTATGAAGTATGCCAAGACTATCCATGTCGAGAGGAATACGAGTGCTAAAACTGGTATAGAATACAAGAAGAATGTCCATATTCATTATGGGGAAATCTCTTCTGATGAAGAGGTGGACTTCGATGGGAACGAAGTCTTTCACATTTATAACAAACAAGGACCCTCATCGTCTAAAATCCCTAACCGTACTagcagaaaataaattattttatctaaCGAGGAGGATGACCCTGAACATGTCCCTAATTTGGTGGACGGTAGTTCTGATGTGAAGGTTAAAAGAGTGGCCAACGTTTCTATGTCAAGAGCTATTGACAAAACCAAAGTATTTAACAATGTCAACGAGAATTATTCTAAGCGACCGAATGCCTCTCAGATTGATTTGGACGGGCCTGCGGAGGATTAGGGTGTCAATGTTTCTATACCTACTCTTGGTGGTGGGTTTACTCCTAAGGAGATGGTTTGTCGGTCCCTGAGAATACGATTACGAATATTAACTTGAGGAATTTAAAGGATAACCAAAATGCCCAATTCACCTAGATTTTTCAAGAGATTAATAATCTCAAAGAGAAGGCCAATCCACCTAATGGGGACCTCGACAGTACTAGGTCTCGAATACGCATACCCTGGCTAATGGTATTAAAGACCTTAAGGAGGAACATGAAGAGCACATTAAGGCTTTGGAAAATGACTTATAAACATCAGCATAGTTTGAGTGTGGTGGTGGAGGTGAGTATGTCTGCCATGAACAATACTAGCATTGGTCTACGTAGACTCAATGAATAGGCTGAAGTTCTTCATTATATTTCTCAGGGCAAGTGCcccactggtagcattgagatggtgAAGAAAGATAAGGTTGTGAATGCTGGTACCTGTAAGAAACTTAGGGCTCCCTCAGAGGATGTGGATGCGGATCTGGATACGAAAGAGAATCCCCTACTTGGTCCAGCGACGAGGCTCCATAGAAAAGATAAGGGTGTGACCCGTGTTGACAACATCATTAAGAAAGTTCAGAAAATCAATGAGGATGTCATTCAGAAGAATGACAAATTGGTCAAAGTGTTGTAGTTTTGTTATGTAGAAATTCTGTATTGTTCTTGTCTGTTGTTCTATGGGGCTGCTTTTCCCTAGT is a window from the Cryptomeria japonica unplaced genomic scaffold, Sugi_1.0 HiC_scaffold_116, whole genome shotgun sequence genome containing:
- the LOC131865674 gene encoding aspartic proteinase nepenthesin-1-like, with amino-acid sequence MERSKLLGFVVLICFTIPTISCSSDRLFSGWPKSSSDENVKIRVNMTRRSERELGFSERLGLAVDRSKKRMKKIEALIRGQLDAEPPVEVGDGEFLVSVALGTPSVSFEAIVDTGSDLIWTQCKPCKDCFSQPTPIFDPSKSPTFSTIPCGDSLCDALGSTQTGCNPDCTFMYQYGDGSFTSGDLAYETLSIGSSKVKGIAFGCGHDNEGQGFSQGGGLVGLGRGGLSLISQLGSKAENMFSYCLLPITDSSSQTSPLFFGEGASLSGGAKTLPLIKSSIIPTFWYIPITGITLNGKALDIPPGTFDLQSDGSGGMIIDSGTTVTILDQAAYSLLKEAIQSAIDLTPVDGSSTGLDLCYHTSSAHLTLPTLVFNFKGGVDYELPADNFFIQASENLLCLAMLGEPSGNPSIFGNIQQQNFHILYNNAQNTLSFKPTKCDSL